From one Candidatus Nanopelagicales bacterium genomic stretch:
- a CDS encoding adenine phosphoribosyltransferase yields MASHDADALLRSRIRVVPDWPEPGVAFQDLSPLLADPVAFGTVIDLIAVRFGRGTVDEVVGIEARGFPYAAAAAYHLGAGFVPLRKAGKLPGEVHVEEYALEYGTATLEVHTDALRPGRRVLVVDDVLATGGTLAAAAALVRRTGADVVGAAVVVELLALGGRDRLPDLDLHALITV; encoded by the coding sequence GTGGCGTCGCACGACGCCGACGCGCTGCTGCGCTCCCGGATCCGGGTCGTTCCCGACTGGCCCGAGCCGGGGGTCGCGTTCCAGGACCTGTCGCCGCTGCTGGCCGACCCGGTCGCGTTCGGGACCGTGATCGACCTGATCGCGGTCCGGTTCGGCCGCGGCACGGTCGACGAGGTCGTGGGCATCGAGGCACGCGGGTTCCCCTACGCCGCGGCCGCCGCGTACCACCTCGGCGCCGGGTTCGTCCCGCTGCGCAAGGCCGGCAAGCTCCCGGGCGAGGTGCACGTGGAGGAGTACGCCCTGGAGTACGGCACCGCGACGCTGGAGGTGCACACCGATGCGCTGCGGCCCGGCCGTCGGGTGCTGGTCGTCGACGACGTGCTGGCCACCGGCGGCACCCTGGCCGCGGCGGCTGCTCTGGTCCGGCGCACCGGGGCCGACGTCGTGGGAGCCGCGGTGGTGGTGGAGCTGCTGGCCCTGGGTGGCCGGGACCGGCTGCCGGACCTCGACCTCCACGCGCTGATCACGGTCTGA
- the yajC gene encoding preprotein translocase subunit YajC, whose product MEALVTFGPLILIVGVFWLLVLRPAKQRQAQQAQLLSQVHPGARVMTTAGLFGTVTDVTEDELGLEIAPGVTVRYVKQAIAKIVDDPADALDVEDVADLTDHEAEPVESDAPASGDARNA is encoded by the coding sequence GTGGAAGCGCTCGTCACGTTCGGCCCCCTCATCCTCATCGTCGGCGTCTTCTGGCTGCTGGTGCTCCGCCCCGCGAAGCAGCGCCAGGCCCAGCAGGCCCAGCTGCTGTCCCAGGTCCACCCGGGCGCGCGGGTCATGACGACCGCCGGCCTCTTCGGCACCGTCACCGACGTCACCGAGGACGAGCTCGGCCTGGAGATCGCCCCCGGCGTCACCGTGCGCTACGTCAAGCAGGCGATCGCCAAGATCGTCGACGACCCGGCCGACGCGCTCGACGTGGAGGACGTGGCCGACCTGACTGACCACGAGGCCGAGCCGGTGGAGTCCGACGCCCCGGCCTCCGGCGACGCGCGCAACGCCTGA
- the secD gene encoding protein translocase subunit SecD has translation MAAPTRSRPGRALLVLALVTVALSVWAFWPGTDHTPRLGLDLRGGTQVILVPKPVKEGETISDQQLTQTVEIIRQRVNGIGVAEAEVAVQGSGNNAAIVVSVPGVNQERIVELVGRTALLDFRPVEAISAPGPVTDTPTDAATPSAEPTGSPSPSPSASAAPEASASAEASPAASPSPSATNDAAQQAGNQLVQAQENTPEFQAEVAALDCLDPQNRAGGTPDDPDLWLGTCDRDGAGKYTLQPAFIRGTQVTDASAQLAQGGVGWVVTLNFDSEGASALAEASTQLYQLPPPQNQFAIVLDGVVYSAPSFREPIIGGSAQIEGSFTSQEAQDLANVLKFGALPVTLDVAEVTSVSPTLGTDQLRAGLLAGALGLALVVLYLLFYYRALGIVAALSLAVAGYLTYVSIVVLGKAIGFTLTLAGVAGVIVAIGITADSFVVYFERLRDEIREGKSLRQATEAGWIRARRTLLAADFVSLLAAVVLYWLSVGSVRGFAFALGLTTIIDVAVAFWFTHPVVVLLGNTRWMQKGGRWSGVDPHRLGATTLAGTSATTRRRRTPAGVGARDGDGGDTDTPGKEVE, from the coding sequence GTGGCAGCACCCACGCGCAGCCGACCCGGCCGCGCCCTCCTCGTGCTGGCCCTGGTCACGGTGGCGCTGTCGGTGTGGGCCTTCTGGCCCGGCACCGACCACACCCCGCGGCTGGGCCTGGACCTGCGTGGCGGCACCCAGGTGATCCTGGTGCCCAAGCCGGTCAAGGAGGGCGAGACGATCAGCGACCAGCAGCTCACCCAGACGGTGGAGATCATCCGCCAGCGGGTGAACGGCATCGGCGTCGCCGAGGCCGAGGTCGCGGTCCAGGGCTCGGGCAACAACGCCGCGATCGTGGTGTCCGTCCCGGGCGTCAACCAGGAGCGCATCGTCGAACTGGTCGGCCGCACCGCGCTGCTGGACTTCCGTCCCGTGGAGGCGATCTCCGCGCCCGGGCCGGTGACGGACACGCCGACCGACGCGGCCACCCCGTCGGCCGAGCCGACCGGCTCGCCGTCCCCGTCCCCGTCGGCATCCGCCGCTCCCGAGGCGTCCGCCTCCGCCGAGGCGTCGCCCGCGGCCTCGCCGAGCCCGTCGGCCACCAACGACGCCGCGCAGCAGGCCGGCAACCAGCTGGTGCAGGCGCAGGAGAACACCCCGGAGTTCCAGGCGGAGGTCGCCGCGCTGGACTGCCTGGACCCGCAGAACCGCGCCGGCGGCACCCCCGACGACCCGGACCTGTGGCTGGGCACCTGTGACCGCGACGGCGCCGGCAAGTACACCCTGCAGCCCGCGTTCATCCGCGGCACCCAGGTCACCGACGCCTCCGCGCAGCTCGCCCAGGGTGGCGTGGGCTGGGTCGTCACCCTGAACTTCGACTCCGAGGGCGCCTCCGCCCTCGCCGAGGCGTCCACGCAGCTCTACCAGCTGCCGCCCCCGCAGAACCAGTTCGCGATCGTCCTCGACGGCGTCGTCTACTCCGCCCCGTCGTTCCGCGAGCCGATCATCGGCGGCTCGGCCCAGATCGAAGGCAGCTTCACCTCGCAGGAGGCGCAGGACCTCGCCAACGTGCTGAAGTTCGGCGCGCTGCCGGTGACCCTGGACGTCGCCGAGGTCACCTCCGTGTCGCCGACCCTGGGTACGGACCAGCTGCGCGCCGGGCTGCTCGCCGGCGCCCTCGGCCTCGCCCTCGTCGTGCTGTACCTGCTCTTCTACTACCGCGCGCTGGGCATCGTGGCGGCGCTCAGCCTGGCCGTGGCCGGCTACCTGACGTACGTGTCGATCGTGGTCCTCGGCAAGGCCATCGGCTTCACCCTCACCCTGGCCGGTGTGGCCGGTGTGATCGTCGCCATCGGTATCACCGCGGACTCGTTCGTCGTCTACTTCGAACGACTGCGGGACGAGATCCGCGAGGGCAAGTCGCTGCGCCAGGCCACCGAGGCCGGCTGGATCCGGGCCCGCCGCACCCTGCTGGCGGCCGACTTCGTGTCGCTGCTCGCCGCGGTCGTCCTGTACTGGCTGTCCGTCGGCAGCGTCCGCGGCTTCGCCTTCGCCCTGGGTCTGACCACGATCATCGACGTCGCGGTGGCCTTCTGGTTCACCCACCCGGTGGTGGTCCTGCTCGGCAACACCAGGTGGATGCAGAAGGGCGGCCGCTGGTCCGGGGTCGACCCGCACCGCCTCGGCGCCACCACGCTGGCCGGCACGTCCGCCACGACCCGACGTCGCCGTACGCCGGCGGGGGTCGGTGCGCGTGACGGCGACGGCGGCGATACCGACACCCCAGGCAAGGAGGTCGAGTGA
- a CDS encoding DUF349 domain-containing protein has protein sequence MEPIAPSASMQWGRVAEDGTVYVRDRDGAETVVGQWAAGTPEEGLAFFARKFDDLAVEVDLAERRLGEGKSNPEQAAQVAAKVREALAEPAYVGDVAGLLERCDALDALVAQRRAEVAAERAKAKAEALAAREAIVVEAESLADSTQWKATGDRFRALLDAWKASPRVDRGKEQELWKRFSHARSTFDKHRRQHFAQLDSQRKEAVAVKDQIVAEAEAMAGSTDWGETARAYRALMDRWKASPRASRQDEERLWQRFRAAQDTFFGARNEAFDKKDASLRENLVVKEQLLAEAEALLPLTDLRAAKATLRSIEERWEKAGHVPRGDRDRVEGRLRKVEDAVRNAEQDEWRRTNPEARARAEATVEQFSASVAKLEKQLAAAQAAGDARKVADAERSLESTRSLLAAAESALADFTR, from the coding sequence GTGGAGCCGATCGCCCCGTCCGCCTCAATGCAGTGGGGCCGGGTGGCCGAGGACGGCACCGTCTACGTACGCGACCGTGACGGCGCCGAGACGGTCGTCGGCCAGTGGGCGGCGGGCACGCCGGAGGAGGGCCTGGCCTTCTTCGCCCGCAAGTTCGACGACCTCGCGGTCGAGGTGGACCTGGCCGAGCGCCGCCTCGGCGAGGGCAAGTCCAACCCCGAGCAGGCGGCCCAGGTGGCCGCGAAGGTCCGCGAGGCGCTGGCCGAGCCGGCGTACGTCGGCGACGTCGCCGGGCTGCTGGAGCGGTGCGACGCGTTGGACGCGCTCGTGGCGCAGCGGCGCGCCGAGGTGGCGGCCGAGCGCGCGAAGGCCAAGGCGGAGGCGCTGGCAGCGCGCGAGGCGATCGTGGTCGAGGCGGAGTCGCTCGCAGACTCGACCCAGTGGAAGGCCACCGGCGACCGGTTCCGCGCCCTGCTGGACGCGTGGAAGGCCTCGCCCCGGGTGGACCGGGGCAAGGAGCAGGAGCTGTGGAAGCGGTTCAGCCACGCTCGTTCCACGTTCGACAAGCACCGCCGGCAGCACTTCGCTCAGCTGGACTCCCAGCGCAAGGAGGCCGTGGCGGTCAAGGACCAGATCGTGGCCGAGGCCGAGGCGATGGCCGGGTCGACCGACTGGGGCGAGACGGCCCGCGCCTACCGGGCCCTGATGGACCGGTGGAAGGCCTCGCCGCGCGCGTCCCGGCAGGACGAGGAGCGGCTGTGGCAGCGGTTCCGGGCGGCGCAGGACACATTCTTCGGGGCGCGCAACGAGGCGTTCGACAAGAAGGACGCGAGCCTGCGGGAGAACCTCGTGGTGAAGGAGCAGCTGCTCGCGGAGGCCGAGGCGCTGCTGCCGCTCACCGACCTACGGGCCGCCAAGGCCACGCTGCGCTCGATCGAGGAGCGGTGGGAGAAGGCCGGGCACGTCCCTCGTGGTGACCGGGACCGGGTCGAGGGCCGGCTGCGCAAGGTCGAGGACGCGGTTCGCAACGCCGAGCAGGACGAGTGGCGCCGGACCAACCCGGAGGCCCGGGCCCGCGCCGAGGCGACAGTGGAGCAGTTCTCGGCGTCGGTGGCGAAGCTGGAGAAGCAGCTCGCCGCGGCGCAGGCGGCCGGGGACGCGCGCAAGGTCGCCGATGCGGAGCGTTCGCTGGAGTCGACCCGCTCGCTGCTGGCCGCCGCCGAGTCCGCCCTGGCCGACTTCACCCGCTAG
- the secF gene encoding protein translocase subunit SecF, with protein sequence MSRLGGLGARLYNGEVSYDFVGHRRRWYMISAGILLVALAGLLFRGLNYGIEFRGGSEFQVPASSCTVESARGAAQDVAGGQPIVTELGTGALRIQTEALSVAESNTMVSTLSQTCAVDGQEIKVQLVGPSWGGEITRKALQGLGVFLLLVTIFLTIYFEWRMAVSALVALAHDLVITIGIYALTGFEVTPATVIGVLTILGYSLYDTVVVFDKVKENTRGITGQSRYTYSQAANLALNQTLVRSINTSIVALLPVLAILFVGAGILGAGTLKDLALALAVGMAAGTYSSIFVATPLLAQLKEQQPEMKALAKRVHARAAGGGSAAKGRKASAGAKGGSSRGGVAVAEEVAEDIEAEEESADSGAASSSSSGAAAAARPQRPVSTGPRNQPRKQTRSKRGKGR encoded by the coding sequence ATGTCGCGCCTCGGAGGCCTGGGCGCCAGGCTCTACAACGGCGAGGTGTCCTACGACTTCGTCGGGCACCGCCGCCGCTGGTACATGATCTCGGCCGGAATCCTGCTGGTCGCGTTGGCCGGGCTGCTCTTCCGCGGGCTCAACTACGGCATCGAGTTCCGCGGCGGCTCGGAGTTCCAGGTCCCGGCGTCCTCCTGCACGGTGGAGAGCGCGCGCGGGGCCGCGCAGGACGTCGCCGGCGGCCAGCCGATCGTCACCGAGCTGGGCACCGGCGCGCTGCGGATCCAGACCGAGGCGCTCAGCGTCGCGGAGAGCAACACCATGGTCTCGACGCTGAGCCAGACCTGCGCCGTGGACGGCCAGGAGATCAAGGTCCAGCTGGTCGGTCCCTCGTGGGGTGGCGAGATCACCCGCAAGGCCCTGCAGGGCCTCGGGGTGTTCCTGCTGCTCGTGACGATCTTCCTCACGATCTACTTCGAGTGGCGGATGGCCGTGTCCGCGCTGGTCGCGCTGGCGCACGACCTGGTCATCACCATCGGCATCTACGCGTTGACGGGATTCGAGGTGACTCCCGCGACCGTCATCGGTGTCCTCACCATCTTGGGCTACTCGCTCTACGACACCGTCGTCGTGTTCGACAAGGTCAAGGAGAACACCCGCGGCATCACCGGCCAGAGTCGCTACACCTACAGCCAGGCCGCGAACCTGGCCCTGAACCAGACCCTGGTCCGCTCGATCAACACCTCGATCGTGGCGCTGCTGCCCGTGCTCGCGATCCTCTTCGTCGGCGCGGGCATCCTCGGCGCCGGGACGCTCAAGGACCTGGCGCTGGCGCTGGCCGTCGGCATGGCCGCCGGTACGTACTCCTCGATCTTCGTCGCCACCCCGCTGCTGGCCCAGCTCAAGGAGCAGCAGCCGGAGATGAAGGCCCTGGCCAAGCGGGTGCACGCCCGCGCGGCCGGTGGGGGGTCGGCGGCCAAGGGCCGCAAGGCCTCCGCCGGTGCGAAGGGCGGTTCGTCCCGCGGCGGGGTCGCGGTGGCCGAGGAGGTCGCCGAGGACATCGAGGCCGAGGAGGAGTCCGCCGACTCCGGCGCGGCGTCCTCGTCGTCGTCGGGTGCAGCGGCCGCGGCCCGACCGCAGCGGCCGGTGTCCACCGGTCCGCGCAACCAGCCGCGCAAGCAGACCCGCAGCAAGCGCGGCAAGGGCCGCTGA
- the ruvB gene encoding Holliday junction branch migration DNA helicase RuvB, with translation MSGSPRGRRDAGPEATYEDAYPPSYDPAADERADADRLVDAGPDPDDLAVEGALRPRTLTEFVGQDRVKAQLGLVLEAARRRGRAADHVLLSGPPGLGKTTLAAIIAADLGAPLRVTSGPALQHAGDLAAVLSSLQPGEVLFLDEIHRTARAAEEMLYMAMEDFRVDVVVGKGPGATAIPLDLAPFTLVGATTRAGLLPGPLRDRFGFTAHLDFYDPADLQVIVERSAGLLAVDLRADGAEEIAGRSRGTPRIANRLLRRVRDYAQVHGDGVVDRDTAHAALDLYEVDALGLDRLDRAVLDALLRRFGGGPVGLSTLAVAVGEEPETVETVAEPFLVRAGLLARTPRGRVATPAGWAHLGLAPPPGTAPLGAQPVLPLDEGSG, from the coding sequence GTGAGCGGCAGCCCGCGCGGCCGGCGCGACGCCGGGCCCGAGGCGACGTACGAGGACGCGTACCCGCCGTCGTACGACCCGGCCGCGGACGAGCGGGCCGACGCCGACCGCCTCGTCGACGCGGGGCCCGACCCGGACGATCTCGCGGTCGAGGGGGCGCTGCGGCCCCGCACGCTGACCGAGTTCGTCGGGCAGGACCGGGTCAAGGCCCAGCTCGGGCTGGTCCTCGAGGCGGCCCGCCGGCGCGGCCGGGCCGCCGACCACGTGCTGCTCTCCGGGCCACCCGGGCTGGGCAAGACCACGCTGGCCGCGATCATCGCCGCCGACCTCGGTGCCCCCCTGCGCGTGACCTCCGGGCCCGCGCTCCAGCACGCCGGCGACCTTGCGGCGGTGCTGTCCAGCCTGCAGCCGGGCGAGGTGCTGTTCCTGGACGAGATCCACCGCACCGCCCGGGCGGCGGAGGAGATGCTCTACATGGCGATGGAGGACTTCCGGGTCGACGTCGTCGTCGGCAAGGGGCCCGGGGCCACCGCCATCCCGCTCGACCTCGCCCCCTTCACCCTGGTCGGCGCCACCACGCGGGCCGGACTGCTCCCAGGCCCGCTGCGGGACCGCTTCGGCTTCACCGCGCACCTGGACTTCTACGACCCGGCGGACCTGCAGGTCATCGTCGAGCGCTCCGCCGGCCTGCTCGCCGTGGACCTGCGCGCCGACGGCGCGGAGGAGATCGCCGGCCGCTCCCGCGGCACCCCCCGCATCGCCAACCGCCTGCTGCGGCGGGTCCGTGACTACGCCCAGGTCCACGGCGACGGGGTCGTCGACCGGGACACCGCCCACGCGGCGCTGGACCTGTACGAGGTGGACGCGCTGGGGCTGGACCGCCTCGACCGGGCGGTTCTCGACGCCCTGCTGCGCCGGTTCGGGGGCGGCCCGGTCGGGCTGTCCACCCTCGCGGTGGCCGTGGGGGAGGAGCCGGAGACGGTGGAGACGGTCGCCGAGCCGTTCCTGGTCCGGGCCGGCCTGCTGGCGCGGACCCCCCGCGGCCGGGTCGCCACCCCCGCCGGGTGGGCGCACCTGGGCCTGGCCCCGCCGCCGGGGACCGCGCCCCTCGGCGCGCAACCGGTGCTGCCCCTCGACGAGGGGTCCGGCTGA
- the ruvC gene encoding crossover junction endodeoxyribonuclease RuvC, which translates to MRVLGVDPGLTRCGVGVVEGAPGRRLALVDVRVVRTPADADVASRLLALDDVLAEVMEEFRPDVVAVERVFSQHNVRTVMGTAQAAAVAMLGGSRRGLPVAVHTPSEVKAAVTGNGRADKAQVTAMVTRLLRLPEAPRPADAADALALAICHLWRGDGAVRIASAAAAAPPSRIPRTAAQLRALQAAGGAR; encoded by the coding sequence GTGCGCGTGCTGGGGGTCGACCCGGGGCTGACCCGGTGCGGTGTCGGCGTCGTCGAGGGGGCGCCGGGCCGTCGGCTGGCCCTAGTGGACGTGCGCGTCGTACGTACGCCCGCCGACGCCGACGTGGCCAGCCGGCTGCTGGCGCTCGACGACGTCCTGGCCGAGGTGATGGAGGAGTTCCGGCCCGACGTCGTCGCCGTCGAGCGGGTCTTCAGCCAGCACAACGTACGCACCGTCATGGGCACCGCCCAGGCCGCCGCGGTCGCGATGCTCGGCGGCTCGCGCCGCGGGCTCCCCGTGGCCGTGCACACGCCCAGCGAGGTGAAGGCCGCGGTGACGGGCAACGGCCGCGCCGACAAGGCCCAGGTCACGGCGATGGTCACCCGGCTGCTGCGGCTGCCCGAGGCGCCGAGGCCCGCGGACGCCGCCGACGCGCTCGCCCTGGCGATCTGCCACCTGTGGCGGGGCGACGGGGCCGTCCGGATCGCGTCCGCCGCAGCGGCGGCCCCGCCGTCGCGCATCCCGCGCACGGCCGCCCAGCTCCGAGCGCTGCAGGCCGCCGGCGGTGCGCGGTGA
- the ruvA gene encoding Holliday junction branch migration protein RuvA, whose translation MIAFVRGRVAEVGPDRAVVDVGGVGLALQCTPGTLAALRVGETTQLPTAMVVREDSLTLFGFADDDERLVFELAQTVTGVGPRLAQSLLATFSPEDLRRAVFAEDVTALTRVPGVGRKGAQRLVLELKDRLGPPLGGSETADEPSGAVGGAVAGAAAWRVQVHAGLVSLGWSAREAEAACDAVAVRLDAAAAGTEPEDGAGTGPLPDPTDVGGLLKLALRSLDRA comes from the coding sequence GTGATCGCCTTCGTCCGCGGCCGGGTGGCCGAGGTCGGCCCGGACCGCGCGGTCGTGGACGTGGGCGGCGTGGGGCTGGCGCTGCAGTGCACCCCGGGCACGCTCGCGGCGCTGCGGGTGGGGGAGACCACCCAGCTGCCCACGGCGATGGTCGTGCGGGAGGACTCGCTGACCCTGTTCGGGTTCGCCGACGACGACGAGCGGCTGGTCTTCGAGCTGGCCCAGACGGTGACCGGCGTCGGTCCCCGGCTGGCGCAGTCGCTGCTGGCGACGTTCTCGCCGGAGGACCTGCGGCGTGCCGTGTTCGCCGAGGACGTCACCGCGCTGACCCGGGTCCCCGGCGTGGGCCGCAAGGGCGCGCAGCGGCTGGTGCTGGAGCTCAAGGACCGGCTCGGCCCCCCGCTGGGCGGTTCGGAGACCGCCGACGAGCCGAGCGGGGCCGTCGGTGGAGCGGTCGCCGGCGCTGCGGCCTGGCGGGTCCAGGTGCACGCCGGACTGGTGTCCCTGGGCTGGTCGGCCCGGGAGGCCGAGGCGGCGTGCGACGCGGTCGCGGTCCGGTTGGACGCCGCGGCCGCCGGCACAGAGCCCGAGGACGGCGCCGGCACCGGGCCGCTGCCCGACCCGACCGACGTCGGCGGGCTGCTCAAGCTCGCGCTGCGCTCGCTGGACCGCGCGTGA
- a CDS encoding bifunctional (p)ppGpp synthetase/guanosine-3',5'-bis(diphosphate) 3'-pyrophosphohydrolase, which yields MASEAVTPATSDPASAPVAAPDPATPVEEQAPNTGSPPSPGSSSGGLRSRLARFTGSRSSHPELEPLFRTVRQFHPRSDLKLLERAYETASYLHRDQKRRSGEPYITHPLAVATILADLGMTAPTLAAALLHDTVEDTGYSLDSLREDFGDEIAGLVDGVTKLDKVRYGQASAAETVRKMVVAMARDIRVLVIKLADRLHNMRTLRWLPPDKQETKARETLEIYAPLAHRLGMNAVKWELEDLSFATLYPKMYDEIVRLVGSRAPSRDQYLTKVIGEIDEDLRAAKIKATVTGRPKHYYSVYQKMIVRGRDFADIYDLVGVRILVDSVRDCYAVLGAVHARWSPVPGRFKDFIAMPKFNMYQSLHTTVIGPDGKPVELQIRTHDMHRAAEYGVAAHWRYKQTAVGGKSGPDDFGWLRQLVEWQRETEDPDEFLDSLRYDLGSTEVFVFTPKGDVVSLPSGSTPVDFAYAVHTEVGHRCVGARVNGKLVPLESKLDNGDVVEVFTSKSEGAGPSRDWLTFVGSPRARNKIKAWFSKERREEAVDQGKDQIVKAMRKQGLPLQRLMTNQALTAIAADLRQPDITGLYAAVGEGRISAASIVTRLVAAAGGEDGAADDVAEATSPTKIAPARPRTQGDPGVVVKGAADVWVKLARCCTPVPGDEIVGFVTRGSGVSVHRTDCVNVPGLEAQQGRMVDVEWAPTDSSVFLVHIQVEALDRARLLSDITRVLSDQHVNILSASVTTTRDRIAMSRFVFEMADPKHLDSVLRAVRQVDAVFDVYRV from the coding sequence GTGGCCTCAGAGGCGGTGACTCCGGCGACGAGCGACCCCGCCTCCGCGCCGGTCGCCGCGCCCGACCCCGCCACGCCCGTCGAGGAGCAGGCCCCCAACACCGGCTCGCCACCGTCCCCCGGGTCGTCCTCGGGTGGACTGCGCTCTCGGCTGGCCCGCTTCACCGGCAGCCGCTCCTCGCACCCCGAACTCGAGCCGCTGTTCCGCACGGTCCGGCAGTTCCACCCCCGCAGCGACCTGAAGCTGCTGGAGCGCGCGTACGAGACCGCGTCCTACCTGCACCGCGACCAGAAGCGACGCTCCGGCGAGCCGTACATCACCCACCCCCTCGCGGTCGCCACGATTCTGGCCGACCTCGGCATGACCGCCCCGACGCTGGCGGCGGCTCTGCTGCACGACACCGTCGAGGACACCGGCTACTCGCTGGACTCGCTTCGGGAGGACTTCGGCGACGAGATCGCCGGCCTGGTCGACGGCGTCACCAAGCTGGACAAGGTTCGCTACGGGCAGGCGTCGGCGGCGGAGACCGTACGCAAGATGGTCGTCGCGATGGCGCGCGACATCCGGGTTCTGGTCATCAAGCTGGCCGACCGGCTGCACAACATGCGCACCCTGCGCTGGCTGCCGCCGGACAAGCAGGAGACCAAGGCCCGCGAGACGCTGGAGATCTACGCGCCGCTGGCGCACCGGCTGGGCATGAACGCGGTCAAGTGGGAGCTGGAGGACCTGTCCTTCGCCACGCTCTACCCGAAGATGTACGACGAGATCGTCCGGCTGGTGGGCTCGCGGGCGCCGTCGCGCGACCAGTACCTCACCAAGGTCATCGGGGAGATCGACGAGGACCTGCGGGCCGCGAAGATCAAGGCCACCGTGACCGGGCGGCCCAAGCACTACTACTCCGTCTACCAGAAGATGATCGTGCGGGGCCGCGACTTCGCCGACATCTACGACCTGGTCGGCGTGCGCATCCTGGTGGACTCGGTGCGCGACTGTTACGCGGTCCTCGGCGCCGTGCACGCGCGGTGGAGCCCGGTGCCCGGGCGCTTCAAGGACTTCATCGCGATGCCCAAGTTCAACATGTACCAGTCGCTGCACACGACCGTGATCGGCCCGGACGGCAAGCCGGTCGAGCTGCAGATCCGCACCCACGACATGCACCGGGCTGCCGAGTACGGCGTCGCCGCGCACTGGCGCTACAAGCAGACCGCGGTCGGCGGGAAGTCCGGGCCGGACGACTTCGGCTGGCTGCGGCAGCTGGTGGAGTGGCAGCGGGAGACCGAGGACCCCGACGAGTTCCTCGACTCGCTGCGCTACGACCTGGGGTCCACCGAGGTCTTCGTGTTCACCCCCAAGGGCGACGTGGTATCGCTGCCGTCCGGCTCCACGCCGGTGGACTTCGCGTACGCGGTGCACACCGAGGTCGGCCACCGCTGCGTCGGCGCACGGGTCAACGGCAAGCTCGTACCGCTGGAGTCCAAGCTCGACAACGGCGACGTGGTCGAGGTGTTCACGTCGAAGTCCGAGGGCGCGGGGCCCAGCCGGGACTGGCTGACGTTCGTCGGCTCGCCGCGGGCGCGCAACAAGATCAAGGCCTGGTTCTCCAAGGAGCGCCGCGAGGAGGCCGTCGACCAGGGCAAGGACCAGATCGTCAAGGCCATGCGCAAGCAGGGCCTGCCGCTGCAGCGGCTGATGACCAACCAGGCGCTCACCGCGATCGCGGCGGACTTGCGGCAGCCGGACATCACCGGGCTGTACGCCGCGGTGGGGGAGGGCCGGATCTCCGCCGCGTCCATCGTCACCCGGCTGGTGGCCGCGGCCGGCGGGGAGGACGGCGCCGCGGACGACGTCGCCGAGGCGACGTCCCCGACCAAGATCGCCCCGGCCCGACCGCGCACCCAGGGCGACCCTGGCGTGGTGGTGAAGGGTGCCGCGGATGTGTGGGTCAAGCTGGCCCGCTGCTGCACGCCGGTGCCGGGGGACGAGATCGTCGGCTTCGTGACGCGCGGGTCCGGGGTGTCGGTGCACCGGACCGACTGCGTCAACGTGCCCGGGCTCGAGGCCCAGCAGGGGCGGATGGTCGACGTGGAGTGGGCGCCGACGGACTCGTCGGTGTTCCTGGTGCACATCCAGGTGGAGGCGCTGGACCGGGCCCGGCTGCTGTCGGACATCACCAGGGTGCTGTCCGACCAGCACGTCAACATCCTGTCGGCGTCGGTGACCACGACTAGGGACCGGATCGCGATGTCCCGGTTCGTTTTCGAGATGGCCGACCCCAAGCACCTCGACTCGGTCCTGCGGGCCGTCCGCCAGGTCGACGCCGTCTTCGACGTCTACCGCGTCTAG